A region from the Paraburkholderia youngii genome encodes:
- a CDS encoding CvpA family protein, translating into MFTAFDYAVMAVIGLSALRGAWRGLLSEVFGLIGWVAAFFVACEFVGYVVPYIPSTWPGGALTQWLLAFSLVVIGVVLVASVVSALLSRLVQVTGLGGADRSLGLMFGLVRGVVLVLILVALAGLTELPKQEFWRNALLRPYAVAGVRAMKPLLPEALAAYVHVDDLGAPSNAQQDSGAYRLP; encoded by the coding sequence ATGTTCACTGCCTTCGACTACGCTGTAATGGCGGTGATCGGTTTGTCGGCGCTGCGAGGCGCCTGGCGCGGTTTGCTGTCGGAAGTGTTTGGTTTGATCGGCTGGGTCGCGGCGTTTTTCGTCGCCTGCGAGTTCGTCGGCTACGTGGTCCCGTACATCCCGTCCACCTGGCCGGGCGGCGCGTTGACGCAGTGGCTGCTGGCTTTTTCGCTCGTGGTGATCGGCGTAGTGCTGGTCGCGAGCGTGGTGAGCGCGCTGCTCAGCCGTCTCGTGCAGGTCACGGGCCTAGGCGGTGCGGACCGCTCGCTCGGTTTGATGTTCGGCCTCGTCCGCGGGGTCGTTCTGGTGCTGATTCTGGTCGCCCTCGCAGGCTTGACCGAACTGCCCAAACAGGAATTCTGGCGCAATGCGCTGCTTCGTCCATATGCGGTTGCGGGCGTACGCGCAATGAAACCGCTGCTCCCCGAGGCGCTCGCCGCTTACGTCCATGTGGACGATCTGGGCGCCCCGAGCAACGCGCAACAGGACTCCGGCGCATACCGGCTGCCATGA
- the purF gene encoding amidophosphoribosyltransferase has product MCGIVGVVSHSPVNQLIYDSLLLLQHRGQDAAGIATANGSNFHMHKANGMVRDVFRTRNMRSLPGTTGIGQVRYPTAGSASSEEEAQPFYVNAPFGIILAHNGNLTNWQQLKDEMFRIDRRHVNTNSDTEVLLNVFAHELQLSSSGLQLDPAALFKAVSGVHRRVRGSYAIVALIAGYGLLGVRDPFGIRPLCLGKLETAEGVEWMLASESVAIEGIGFEFVRDVQPGEAVFIDAEGQLHSQQCATAPSLNPCIFELVYLARPDSVLDGVPVYNVRLRMGDYLAEKIKRELPDVAIDVVMPIPDSSRPAAMQVAKKLGVEYREGFFKNRYVGRTFIMPGQAVRKKSVRQKLNAMNIEFKGKNVLIVDDSIVRGTTSHEIVQMARDAGANKVIFASAAPPVKFPNVYGIDMPTRGELVAHGRSDEEVARMIGADHLVYQDVDALKQAVRDINPALKAFEASCFDGNYVTGDITTEYLDRIESARLAPSSQSDRDAASEAIDGGGPARSQLHLQLSVG; this is encoded by the coding sequence ATGTGCGGCATCGTAGGCGTAGTTTCCCACTCCCCGGTCAACCAGCTGATCTATGACAGCCTGCTGCTGCTGCAGCATCGCGGTCAGGACGCCGCCGGCATCGCGACGGCGAACGGCAGCAATTTCCACATGCACAAGGCCAACGGCATGGTGCGCGACGTGTTCCGCACGCGCAACATGCGTAGCCTGCCGGGCACGACCGGCATCGGCCAGGTGCGTTACCCGACCGCCGGTTCGGCGTCGAGCGAAGAAGAGGCACAGCCGTTCTACGTGAACGCGCCGTTCGGCATCATCCTCGCGCACAACGGCAACCTGACCAACTGGCAGCAGCTGAAAGATGAGATGTTCCGCATCGATCGCCGCCACGTGAACACCAATTCCGATACCGAAGTGCTGCTCAACGTGTTCGCGCACGAATTGCAACTGTCGAGTTCGGGTCTGCAACTCGATCCGGCCGCACTGTTCAAGGCGGTATCGGGCGTGCATCGGCGGGTGCGCGGTTCTTATGCGATCGTCGCGCTGATCGCCGGCTACGGTCTGCTCGGCGTCCGCGACCCGTTCGGTATTCGCCCTCTGTGCCTCGGCAAGCTGGAAACGGCTGAAGGCGTCGAGTGGATGCTGGCGTCGGAATCGGTGGCGATCGAAGGCATTGGTTTCGAATTCGTGCGCGACGTGCAGCCGGGCGAGGCGGTTTTCATCGACGCGGAAGGCCAACTGCATTCGCAGCAGTGCGCGACGGCTCCGAGCCTGAACCCCTGCATCTTCGAACTCGTGTATCTGGCGCGTCCGGATTCGGTGCTCGACGGCGTGCCGGTCTACAACGTGCGTCTGCGCATGGGTGACTACCTCGCCGAGAAGATCAAGCGCGAGCTGCCCGACGTCGCGATCGACGTCGTCATGCCGATTCCCGACTCGTCGCGCCCGGCCGCAATGCAGGTCGCGAAGAAGCTCGGCGTCGAGTATCGCGAGGGCTTCTTCAAGAACCGCTATGTGGGCCGTACCTTCATCATGCCGGGCCAGGCGGTGCGCAAGAAGTCGGTGCGCCAGAAGCTGAACGCGATGAACATCGAGTTCAAGGGCAAGAACGTGCTGATCGTCGACGACTCGATCGTGCGCGGCACGACGTCGCATGAAATCGTGCAGATGGCGCGCGATGCGGGCGCGAACAAGGTGATTTTCGCGTCGGCGGCGCCGCCGGTGAAATTCCCGAACGTCTACGGCATCGACATGCCGACGCGCGGCGAACTGGTCGCGCACGGCCGCTCCGACGAGGAAGTCGCGCGCATGATCGGCGCGGATCACCTCGTGTACCAGGACGTCGACGCGCTGAAGCAGGCGGTGCGCGATATCAACCCGGCGCTGAAGGCGTTCGAGGCTTCGTGCTTCGACGGCAACTACGTGACCGGCGACATCACGACCGAGTACCTCGACCGCATCGAAAGCGCGCGTCTCGCGCCGTCGTCGCAATCGGATCGCGATGCCGCGAGCGAAGCGATCGACGGTGGCGGCCCGGCGCGTTCGCAGCTGCATCTGCAACTGTCGGTGGGTTGA
- a CDS encoding O-succinylhomoserine sulfhydrylase yields the protein MDDSLNLDFDTLAVRSGTARSDFNEHSEAIFLTSSFVFASAAEAAERFRNSEDYFTYSRFSNPTVSMFQDRLAALEGGEACIATASGMAAIMSVVMSTLQAGDHLVSSRALFGSTLGMFSQIFSKFGITTTFVDPTDLNAWNEAVRPETKMFFLETPSNPLTEVSDIEAIGRIAKAANALFVVDNCFCSPALQQPLKLGADVVMHSATKFLDGQGRVLGGALVGSKQFIMEKVFPFVRSAGPTLSAFNAWVLLKGMETLSLRVEKQSANALEIARWLDSHPAVDRVFYPGLESHPQHALAMRQQKSGGAIVSFELKGDTPEQMRANAWRVIDGTKVCSITGNLGDTRTTITHPATTTHGRITPEARAAAGISEGLIRLAVGLENAGDIRADLQRGLEG from the coding sequence ATGGACGACTCCCTGAACCTCGACTTCGACACGCTGGCCGTCCGCTCGGGCACCGCGCGCAGCGACTTCAACGAGCACTCGGAAGCGATCTTCCTGACCTCGAGCTTCGTCTTCGCGAGCGCCGCGGAAGCCGCCGAGCGCTTCAGGAACTCCGAAGACTATTTCACGTACTCGCGCTTCTCGAATCCGACCGTCTCGATGTTCCAGGACCGGCTGGCCGCGCTCGAAGGCGGCGAGGCCTGTATCGCGACGGCGTCGGGGATGGCCGCGATCATGTCGGTCGTGATGTCGACGTTGCAGGCGGGCGACCACCTCGTGAGCTCGCGGGCGCTGTTCGGCTCGACGCTCGGCATGTTCTCGCAGATCTTCAGCAAGTTCGGCATCACGACCACGTTCGTCGATCCGACCGATTTGAACGCGTGGAACGAAGCGGTGCGTCCCGAAACGAAGATGTTCTTCCTCGAAACGCCTTCCAACCCGCTGACCGAGGTTTCGGATATCGAAGCGATCGGCAGGATCGCGAAGGCCGCGAATGCGCTGTTCGTCGTCGATAACTGCTTCTGCAGCCCGGCGTTGCAGCAGCCGCTGAAACTGGGCGCGGACGTCGTCATGCATTCGGCGACCAAGTTCCTCGACGGCCAGGGCCGTGTGCTCGGCGGCGCGCTGGTCGGGTCGAAGCAATTCATCATGGAAAAGGTGTTTCCGTTCGTGCGCAGTGCCGGGCCGACGCTGTCCGCGTTCAACGCGTGGGTACTGTTGAAAGGCATGGAAACGCTGTCGCTGCGTGTCGAAAAGCAGTCGGCGAATGCGCTCGAAATCGCGCGCTGGCTCGACTCGCATCCGGCCGTCGATCGCGTGTTCTATCCGGGACTCGAATCGCATCCGCAGCATGCGCTCGCGATGCGTCAGCAGAAGTCGGGCGGCGCGATCGTGTCGTTCGAACTGAAGGGCGACACGCCCGAACAGATGCGTGCGAACGCATGGCGCGTGATCGACGGCACGAAGGTCTGTTCGATCACCGGCAACCTGGGCGACACGCGTACGACGATCACGCATCCGGCGACGACCACGCACGGCCGCATCACGCCCGAAGCGCGCGCGGCGGCGGGCATCAGCGAAGGTCTGATCCGGCTTGCGGTGGGGCTCGAAAACGCGGGTGATATCCGTGCGGATCTGCAGCGTGGGTTAGAAGGCTGA
- a CDS encoding AraC family transcriptional regulator produces MSHAAVTAPNVSLRCYGAIEASDVHDFHQVVLGLDGAMVMAVNGVAEQIDAGSAWLIPAGARHEYSGVGTNRQLVLDLPATSLAVPERLFERARAVAVDPALAQLVHTIAAHAAGGAGEAQDDAFGHRRFHWDAAARLGAALVVDSGALAGAQSEGVRLDFARIDRWLRAHLSEPLKIADLAAHCGFGMRRFHQLFTDAFGETPHRYLQRLRLDTSITLLADPRLSLTDIALDIGFGDQSAYTHAFTRRFGLAPGQWRALRH; encoded by the coding sequence ATGAGCCACGCCGCCGTCACCGCCCCTAACGTTTCGCTGCGCTGCTATGGCGCGATCGAAGCGTCGGACGTGCACGACTTCCACCAGGTCGTGCTGGGGCTCGACGGCGCGATGGTGATGGCGGTGAACGGCGTCGCGGAGCAGATCGACGCCGGCTCCGCATGGCTGATCCCGGCCGGCGCGCGGCACGAATATTCGGGCGTCGGCACCAACCGGCAGCTCGTACTCGATTTGCCCGCGACGTCGCTGGCGGTGCCCGAGCGGCTGTTCGAGCGCGCGCGAGCCGTGGCCGTCGATCCAGCGCTCGCGCAACTCGTGCACACGATTGCCGCGCATGCGGCGGGCGGCGCGGGCGAAGCGCAAGACGATGCCTTCGGTCATCGTCGCTTCCATTGGGATGCCGCCGCACGTCTGGGCGCCGCGCTGGTCGTCGATTCCGGGGCGCTCGCCGGTGCGCAGAGCGAAGGCGTTCGGCTCGATTTCGCGCGCATCGACCGCTGGCTGCGCGCGCATCTGTCCGAGCCGCTGAAGATCGCCGACCTCGCCGCGCACTGCGGCTTCGGCATGCGGCGTTTTCACCAACTGTTTACCGATGCGTTCGGCGAGACACCGCATCGTTATTTGCAGCGGCTGCGGCTCGACACGTCGATCACGCTGCTCGCGGACCCACGTCTTTCGTTGACCGATATCGCGCTCGACATCGGCTTCGGCGATCAGAGCGCTTACACGCACGCATTTACGCGGCGTTTTGGGCTGGCGCCCGGGCAGTGGCGCGCGCTGCGGCACTGA
- a CDS encoding FKBP-type peptidyl-prolyl cis-trans isomerase — MSTVTTESGLKYEDLVEGTGAEAVAGKTVTVHYTGWLTDGQKFDSSKDRNDPFAFVLGGGMVIKGWDEGVQGMKVGGKRKLTIPPQLGYGVRGAGGVIPPNATLVFEVELLAV; from the coding sequence ATGTCGACTGTGACGACCGAATCCGGCCTGAAGTACGAAGACCTCGTGGAAGGCACCGGCGCCGAAGCCGTCGCCGGCAAGACCGTGACCGTGCACTACACGGGCTGGCTGACCGACGGCCAGAAGTTCGATTCGAGCAAGGACCGCAATGACCCGTTCGCGTTCGTGCTGGGCGGCGGCATGGTCATCAAGGGCTGGGACGAAGGCGTGCAAGGCATGAAGGTCGGCGGCAAGCGCAAGCTGACCATTCCGCCGCAACTCGGCTACGGCGTGCGCGGCGCGGGCGGCGTGATTCCGCCGAACGCGACGCTCGTGTTCGAAGTCGAACTGCTCGCAGTCTGA
- a CDS encoding sensor histidine kinase, translated as MTTSPTGTAGAQPASAGFVISERSALLRAETALFMRDHVLSLVSHDLRGPLNAIHSWAYVLERKLDANDPNSQRAITGIRSGVDQQVKLLETIVDTTRAETKSLALTYEPFPLHLLLAETVEEVRAGLARARGVEVRLDSQIATEQLNGDRARLAAALWLMLTFGVEASARGAEVALAARADNGTWHASVAYEPNEAALNDAALPHVLEAFARKQAGEPREAKRIAWVFALCKRVAEAHGGSFEQSDSTETGSVTATPATLVLRVPFSAAVSK; from the coding sequence GTGACTACGTCACCCACCGGGACTGCTGGCGCCCAGCCGGCGTCGGCCGGCTTCGTCATCTCCGAACGCAGCGCGCTGCTGCGCGCGGAAACCGCGTTGTTCATGCGCGATCATGTGCTGTCGCTGGTGTCGCACGACCTGCGCGGTCCGTTGAATGCGATTCATAGCTGGGCCTACGTGCTCGAGCGCAAGCTCGACGCGAACGATCCCAACTCGCAGCGCGCGATCACCGGCATTCGCAGCGGCGTCGATCAGCAGGTGAAGCTGCTCGAGACGATCGTCGATACGACGCGCGCCGAAACGAAATCGCTCGCGCTCACGTATGAACCTTTTCCGCTGCATCTGCTGCTCGCCGAAACCGTCGAGGAAGTCCGCGCCGGCCTCGCTCGCGCGCGCGGCGTCGAAGTGCGGCTCGACTCGCAGATCGCCACCGAGCAACTGAACGGCGACCGCGCTCGTCTCGCCGCCGCGCTGTGGCTGATGCTGACGTTCGGCGTCGAAGCGAGCGCGCGGGGCGCCGAGGTCGCACTGGCCGCGCGCGCGGACAACGGCACATGGCATGCGAGCGTCGCGTACGAACCGAACGAGGCCGCGTTGAACGACGCGGCGCTGCCGCACGTGCTCGAAGCGTTCGCCCGCAAGCAGGCGGGCGAGCCGCGCGAGGCGAAGCGCATCGCGTGGGTGTTCGCGTTGTGCAAGCGCGTCGCGGAGGCGCATGGCGGCAGCTTCGAGCAAAGCGATTCGACGGAAACGGGCAGCGTCACCGCGACGCCCGCCACGCTCGTGCTGCGCGTGCCGTTCAGCGCGGCGGTGTCGAAATGA
- a CDS encoding hemolysin family protein, giving the protein MIQVVALIGAMFLVALNGFFVAAEFGLVKLRQTRVQSLATQHGMRGRLLAKVHGQLDAYLSACQLGITLASLGLGWIGEPAFAQLLMPLFALIGVESERLIHGISLFFAFSCISFLHIVVGELAPKSLAIREAEKISLWAATPLYGFYWAMYPAIWLLNTSANTVLKAAGLDTDHGHDSHYSTEELKLILRGRRANVASELGSSTGAYSQDEWNTIAHSLDFSRMTVSDLMRPSHEMVCLRRDLPLRENMQVVARHRFSRYPLFEDASGERVAGMIHLKDLLLARQAGSTLEDLSRYVRPVQYVKPDMPALELFRRFRKGAPHFALVGHKNEKPIGFLTLDNLLGALVGQIHDEFRQGDADWTRMDDGTLMGKGSLPVVSLERALGIDIDEGKAESVGGLVIQALNDLPGEGQRVEFEDFDVVVKKMKGPRIVLVRVYPKVFDDEGG; this is encoded by the coding sequence TTGATACAGGTTGTCGCCCTCATCGGTGCAATGTTTCTGGTTGCACTCAATGGCTTTTTCGTCGCTGCCGAATTCGGTCTGGTCAAACTGCGGCAGACCCGCGTGCAAAGCCTCGCCACCCAGCATGGCATGCGCGGCCGTCTGCTCGCGAAGGTGCACGGACAGCTCGACGCATATCTGTCGGCGTGTCAGCTCGGCATCACGCTAGCGTCGCTCGGGCTCGGCTGGATCGGCGAGCCGGCTTTCGCGCAACTGCTGATGCCCCTCTTCGCGTTGATTGGCGTCGAGTCCGAGAGGCTGATCCACGGCATTTCGCTGTTCTTCGCGTTTTCGTGCATTTCGTTCCTGCATATCGTGGTCGGCGAGCTCGCGCCGAAGTCTCTGGCGATCCGCGAGGCGGAGAAAATTTCGTTGTGGGCCGCAACACCGCTGTACGGTTTCTACTGGGCGATGTACCCCGCCATCTGGTTGCTCAACACGAGCGCGAACACGGTGCTGAAGGCCGCGGGCCTCGATACCGACCACGGCCACGACTCGCATTACTCGACCGAGGAACTCAAGCTGATCCTGCGCGGCCGCCGCGCGAACGTCGCGAGCGAACTCGGTTCGTCGACCGGCGCGTACAGCCAGGACGAATGGAACACGATCGCGCATTCGCTCGACTTCTCGCGTATGACCGTATCGGATCTGATGCGGCCGTCGCATGAAATGGTCTGCCTGCGGCGCGATCTGCCGCTGCGCGAGAACATGCAGGTGGTCGCGCGGCACCGCTTCAGCCGCTATCCGCTGTTCGAGGATGCCTCGGGCGAACGCGTGGCCGGCATGATCCATCTGAAGGACCTGCTGCTCGCGCGCCAGGCGGGCAGCACGCTCGAAGACCTGTCGCGCTACGTGCGCCCCGTGCAGTACGTGAAACCGGACATGCCGGCGCTCGAACTGTTCCGGCGCTTTCGCAAAGGCGCGCCGCACTTCGCGCTGGTCGGCCACAAGAACGAAAAACCGATTGGCTTCCTGACGCTCGACAACCTGCTCGGCGCGCTGGTCGGACAGATCCACGACGAGTTTCGCCAGGGCGACGCCGACTGGACCCGCATGGACGACGGCACGCTGATGGGCAAGGGCAGCTTGCCGGTGGTGTCGCTCGAACGGGCGCTGGGTATCGACATCGACGAGGGCAAGGCCGAGTCCGTGGGCGGCCTCGTGATCCAGGCCCTCAACGATCTGCCCGGCGAAGGGCAGCGCGTCGAATTCGAAGACTTCGACGTGGTGGTCAAGAAGATGAAGGGACCGCGCATCGTGCTGGTGCGCGTGTATCCGAAGGTGTTCGACGACGAGGGCGGTTAA
- the treY gene encoding malto-oligosyltrehalose synthase, translated as MTVPRSTLRLQFHRGFTFDDAVRHVEYFAALGISHLYASPITTAEPGSMHGYDTVDYTQVSAEYGGEAGLKRLVDKLRAHGMGLIVDIVPNHMGVGGSSNAWWLDILEWGRHSAFARHFDVDWHSPDPALRGKVLLPTLGASYGDELVAGRIALHFAADSGRFYIGYGPHVFPVCPVDYAAILQGADRADLSALANRFHGLTTQPADQPRAAEARDALREFVAREGASAIEYVLETYASADPVTRDRLHRLIERQHFRLAWWRTASDEVNWRRFFDISSLAAVRVERPEVFEAVHALIFRLYREGLIDGLRIDHIDGLAEPREYCQRLRQRLSELRDTAPYVVVEKILGRGEPLRDDWPVDGTTGYDFMRDVGALLHDPAGAEPLANTWAELTGRSARFADEAHAARRKILAENFSAELDRAARALHRIARDSLSTRDFTYPALRRVLTELVVHFPVYRMYPLGGLRSAADNVYFEQALAGARASLPRSDDAALERVNAWLGGSAEEAPPARPGAQSQQQAQGGGAPPHAGSSRRSAQTLFSQLTAPLAAKAIEDTACYRYGRLLSRNEVGSDPGEFALSVEQFHAGNLERAQRFPHAMLATATHDHKRGEDVRARLAVLSEIADEWGATLRAWSTLNAPQRRALDGTPISSVSQDKSDAWAPGPAAEDMLYQTLVGCWPPDLRADDEAGVKKLAERVAQWQLKELREAKLQTSWLAPDEAYEAGCREFLFGILAPQRRDAFLKELSAFVERIGRAGALNSLQQTVLRLASPGIPDLYQGTELWDFSLVDPDNRRPVDFAQREAWLPQAQTPPSEFLADWRDGRVKLAVIQRVLALRTHLPELLSQGTYLPLTVRGAHASNVIAFARRHGNAWAVVIASRLAAGLLGDDADLPLVESAQWADTAIEMPPDLSARALFDWLSPAAPKVDDHALLYLRDALAAMPVAVLVEDGVPRS; from the coding sequence ATGACCGTCCCACGCTCCACACTGCGCCTCCAGTTCCATCGGGGCTTCACGTTCGACGACGCCGTGCGCCACGTCGAATACTTCGCCGCGCTCGGCATCAGCCATCTGTACGCGTCGCCGATCACGACGGCCGAGCCCGGCTCGATGCACGGCTACGACACCGTCGACTACACCCAGGTCAGCGCCGAATACGGCGGCGAGGCGGGCTTGAAGCGCCTCGTCGACAAGCTGCGCGCGCACGGCATGGGGCTCATCGTCGACATCGTGCCGAATCATATGGGCGTCGGCGGTTCGAGCAACGCGTGGTGGCTCGATATCCTCGAATGGGGCCGCCACAGCGCGTTTGCGCGTCATTTCGACGTCGACTGGCATTCGCCCGATCCCGCGCTGCGCGGCAAGGTGCTGCTGCCGACGCTCGGGGCGTCGTACGGCGATGAACTGGTGGCGGGCCGCATCGCGCTGCATTTCGCCGCCGACAGCGGTCGCTTTTATATCGGCTACGGCCCGCACGTGTTCCCGGTCTGCCCGGTCGATTACGCGGCGATCCTGCAAGGCGCCGACCGCGCCGATCTTAGCGCGCTCGCCAATCGCTTTCACGGACTCACGACGCAGCCCGCCGATCAGCCGCGCGCCGCCGAGGCGCGTGACGCGCTGCGCGAGTTCGTCGCGCGCGAAGGCGCGTCGGCGATCGAGTACGTGCTGGAGACTTACGCGTCAGCAGATCCGGTCACGCGCGACCGGCTGCATCGGCTGATCGAGCGGCAGCATTTCCGGCTCGCGTGGTGGCGCACCGCCTCCGACGAAGTGAACTGGCGGCGCTTCTTCGACATCTCGTCGCTCGCCGCCGTGCGCGTCGAGCGGCCCGAGGTGTTCGAGGCGGTGCATGCGCTGATCTTTCGCCTCTATCGCGAAGGGCTCATCGACGGCCTGCGGATCGATCATATCGACGGGCTCGCCGAGCCGCGCGAATACTGCCAGCGTTTGCGCCAGCGGCTCAGCGAGTTGCGCGACACCGCGCCGTACGTGGTGGTCGAAAAGATTCTCGGCCGCGGGGAGCCGTTGCGCGACGACTGGCCCGTCGACGGTACGACCGGCTACGACTTCATGCGCGACGTCGGCGCGCTGCTGCACGATCCGGCCGGCGCCGAGCCGCTCGCCAACACGTGGGCCGAACTGACCGGCCGCAGCGCGCGCTTCGCCGATGAAGCGCACGCGGCACGGCGCAAGATTCTCGCGGAAAACTTCTCGGCGGAACTGGACCGCGCGGCGCGCGCGCTGCATCGGATCGCACGCGATTCGCTGAGCACGCGCGACTTCACGTACCCGGCGCTGCGCCGCGTGCTGACCGAACTGGTCGTGCATTTCCCCGTGTACCGCATGTATCCGCTGGGCGGACTGCGCAGCGCCGCCGACAACGTCTATTTCGAGCAGGCGCTCGCGGGCGCGCGCGCTTCGCTGCCGCGCTCGGACGACGCGGCGCTCGAGCGCGTGAATGCATGGCTCGGCGGCAGCGCAGAAGAGGCGCCGCCCGCGCGGCCCGGCGCGCAGTCGCAGCAGCAGGCGCAAGGCGGCGGCGCGCCGCCGCACGCGGGATCGTCCCGGCGCAGCGCGCAAACGCTGTTTTCGCAGCTGACCGCGCCGCTCGCCGCCAAGGCGATCGAAGACACCGCCTGCTATCGCTATGGTCGTCTGCTGTCGCGCAACGAAGTCGGCTCGGACCCGGGCGAGTTCGCGCTGTCGGTCGAGCAGTTTCACGCGGGCAATCTCGAGCGCGCGCAACGTTTTCCGCATGCGATGCTGGCGACCGCCACGCACGATCACAAGCGCGGTGAAGACGTGCGCGCGCGGCTCGCGGTGTTGAGTGAGATCGCCGACGAATGGGGCGCGACGCTGCGTGCATGGTCGACGTTGAACGCGCCGCAGCGTCGCGCGCTCGACGGCACGCCGATCAGCAGCGTGAGCCAGGACAAGAGCGACGCATGGGCTCCCGGCCCCGCCGCCGAGGATATGCTGTACCAGACGCTGGTGGGTTGTTGGCCGCCCGATCTGCGCGCCGACGACGAAGCCGGCGTCAAGAAGCTGGCCGAACGCGTCGCGCAATGGCAGTTGAAGGAGCTGCGCGAGGCGAAACTGCAAACCAGCTGGCTCGCCCCCGACGAAGCCTACGAAGCCGGCTGCCGCGAGTTCCTGTTCGGCATCCTCGCGCCGCAGCGGCGCGACGCCTTTCTAAAGGAGCTGTCGGCGTTCGTCGAGCGGATTGGCCGCGCGGGCGCGCTCAACAGTCTGCAGCAGACGGTGCTGCGTCTTGCGTCACCCGGAATCCCCGATCTTTACCAAGGCACCGAGCTGTGGGACTTCAGCCTCGTCGATCCGGACAATCGGCGGCCCGTCGATTTCGCGCAACGCGAGGCGTGGCTGCCCCAAGCGCAAACTCCGCCGTCGGAATTCCTCGCGGACTGGCGCGACGGACGCGTGAAGCTCGCGGTGATCCAACGCGTGCTGGCGCTGCGCACGCATCTGCCGGAGTTGCTGAGTCAGGGCACGTATCTGCCGCTCACGGTGCGCGGCGCGCATGCGTCGAATGTGATCGCGTTTGCGCGGCGCCACGGCAATGCGTGGGCCGTAGTGATCGCCAGCCGGTTGGCTGCGGGCTTGCTTGGCGACGATGCCGATCTGCCGCTCGTCGAATCCGCGCAATGGGCGGATACGGCCATCGAAATGCCGCCCGATCTGTCGGCGCGCGCGCTGTTCGACTGGCTGAGCCCCGCCGCGCCGAAAGTCGACGATCACGCGCTGCTGTATCTGCGCGACGCGCTCGCCGCGATGCCGGTCGCGGTGCTGGTGGAGGATGGGGTACCTCGAAGCTGA